The following are from one region of the Arachis duranensis cultivar V14167 chromosome 10, aradu.V14167.gnm2.J7QH, whole genome shotgun sequence genome:
- the LOC110276910 gene encoding protein FAR1-RELATED SEQUENCE 5-like has protein sequence MTEANIMQMMNMLKSGISTSQIFGLLTSQASGYEFVGYGPRDMYNEIARQRRQVPGDAAQVLKKLEDMRLKDPQLYFKACHDSRGLVRNLFWSNGISQLDYQLLRDVIDFDATYKKNKYSCPLVIFSGVNHHNQTIVFATVLIMDKTTDTYIWLLHKLMFAMKGKTPTSIITYGAMAIRNAVDVFSEVRHRLCAWHLI, from the coding sequence ATGACAGAGGCAAATATTATGCAAATGATGAACATGCTAAAGTCCGGGATTAGCACTTCACAGATATTTGGTCTTCTAACTAGTCAAGCAAGCGGGTATGAATTTGTCGGCTATGGTCCCAGAGATATGTACAATGAGATTGCTCGGCAAAGGCGTCAAGTTCCTGGTGATGCAGCACAAGTGTTGAAGAAGTTGGAGGATATGCGGTTGAAAGATCCACAATTATATTTCAAGGCATGTCATGATTCAAGAGGTTTGGTACGTAACTTGTTCTGGTCTAATGGGATTAGCCAACTAGACTACCAACTCCTCAGAGATGTCATTGATTTTGATGCTACGTACAAGAAGAACAAGTATAGTTGTCCATTAGTCATATTCAGTGGGGTTAACCACCACAACCAAACAATTGTTTTTGCTACTGTGTTAATTATGGACAAAACTACTGATACATATATTTGGCTCCTGCATAAGCTCATGTTTGCCATGAAGGGTAAGACCCCAACCTCAATAATAACTTATGGGGCCATGGCAATTAGGAATGCAGTAGATGTATTTTCCGAAGTTAGACATAGATTATGCGCTTGGCACCTTATTTGA
- the LOC110276909 gene encoding heavy metal-associated isoprenylated plant protein 3-like, whose product MQVTALVFREDGHKMTIILFTVTVKGTMDVKALAANLTEKLKRKVEVVPPKKPDNKENNGGGGGGDGKNKGGDGDDGAEYRMEYMAAPHVLFPSAYGYGYAPVMHPHHHGGYSYMPVYTYPEQFHLHAPPPPPQIFSDENPHACSLM is encoded by the exons ATGCAAGTAACAGCTTTAGTATTTAGAGAAGATGGTCACAAGATGACTATTATATTATTTACGGTGACAGTGAAGGGGACCATGGACGTGAAGGCTCTGGCTGCGAATCTAACGGAGAAGCTCAAGAGGAAGGTGGAGGTGGTCCCACCTAAGAAACCAGACAACAAGGAGAacaatggtggtggtggtggcggtgATGGCAAGAACAAGGGaggcg ATGGTGATGATGGAGCAGAATATAGAATGGAGTATATGGCAGCTCCACATGTTCTATTTCCATCTGCATATGGATATGGATATGCTCCTGTTATGCATCCACATCATCATGGCGGTTACAGCTATATGCCTGTGTATACGTACCCGGAGCAGTTTCACTTGCatgcaccaccaccaccacctcagATCTTCAGTGATGAGAACCCACATGCTTGCTCTCTCATGTGA
- the LOC107470353 gene encoding uncharacterized protein LOC107470353: MTVLKRYVLRIFISLKHITANVVDRNHGHIVATSSTAEHSIKQSLECGRSCNAKAAAVVGEVLAMRLKVEGLKDGQGRGIHVNVTKEIKKKGFKSQTKVWAIVNALKNNGVKLIDEDDGNDSSPSHS, from the coding sequence ATGACTGTTTTGAAGCGGTACGTGCTGAGAATATTCATATCATTGAAACACATTACAGCAAACGTTGTGGATAGAAACCATGGTCATATTGTAGCAACCTCCTCCACAGCGGAGCACTCCATTAAACAGTCGCTTGAGTGCGGCCGGTCCTGCAATGCGAAAGCAGCTGCTGTTGTTGGGGAGGTATTGGCCATGCGTCTCAAAGTTGAGGGACTTAAGGATGGACAAGGAAGAGGAATTCATGTCAATGTAACTAAGGaaataaagaagaagggatTTAAGAGTCAAACCAAGGTTTGGGCTATTGTTAATGCCCTTAAAAACAATGGTGTTAAACTCATAGATGAAGATGATGGTAACGATTCTTCTCCTAGCCATTCATAA